The DNA window TTTGATGGTAAAATAGGAATATTCTCATTCACAGAACAAGTTCCAGCCAAAAGAAAGTCCAAGAATAGGCCAAGAGGGACATTAGAGACTAAACATATACCATCAGTTAACAAGGAAGCAATGAAAGAATGTCTCTTGAATCAGGTATGGATATTTTTATCCCCTCACCTTCCTATCAGACATTGATAATGTCATCATTTAGCATATTTTCATTGATTCATTCATAATGCACAGATTATTCCAGCAATCAAGGCAAAGTGGCCAGCCAATGCAAGCAAGGATATATATATCCAACAAGATAATGCCAAACCTCACCTAAGATCTTTTGACTCACAATTTGATGAGCTTGCAAGTTCAGATGGATTTAAGTTCCATCTAATTAGCCAACCAGCCAACTCCCCAGACACCAATGTATTGGACCTTGGCTTTTTTAGGGCCATTCAATCACTACAAGATGATAAAGTAGCAACCAACATAGATGAATTACTGGGTAATGTCTGGAGTTCTTTTGAGTAACTCACACCACAAACTCTGAACAATGTTTTTTTAACATTGCAAAGCTACCTCAGCAAGATCCTAGAAGTGCATGGGGGCAACAACTACAAAATAACCCACTTGAACAAGGAAAGGCTGAGAAGGACAGTGGGGCTTCCTACATCCCTAGAAGTTGGGGAGAATCTGGTCAAAGAGAGCTTGGAGTATCTACTACTACCTCAGAATGATGTGGGTGCCTCATATGACAGAGGAGCAACATTGCAATTCAGACCCAACAAACCAATCAAAGGCTGCAATTTTGCAAAtcaaagcctccaaaccatcaaaggggtggctaggttcacaaaaacacaaccAATACAGAGCACTCACAAAAACTTCATCACAGAGAAGCAACATTGCAGGTCAGAGCCAACAAACCAACCATATACAGCAAAATAGCAAATCacagcctccaaaccatcaaatgGGTGCCCATGTTCACAAAAAACCAACCAATACAGAATGATGTTACTAAGCATGTAGAACTCTCAGAAAATACATCATCACAGAGGTACAAATTTGCAAATCAAAAcctccaaaccatcaaaggGGTGGCTAGGTTCACAAAAATACAACCAATACAGAGCACTCACAAAAACTTCATCACAGAGAAGCAACATTGCAGGTCAGAGCCAACAAACCAACCATATACAACAAAATAGCAAATCacagcctccaaaccatcaaatgGGTGTCCATGTTCACAAAAAACCAACCAATACAGAATGATGTTACTAAGCATGTAGAACTCTCAGAAAATACATCATCACAGAGGTACAAATTTGCAAAtcaaagcctccaaaccatcaaaggGGTGGCTAAGTTCACAAAAACCAACCAATCCAGTCAATACACAGATAATCAGATGTTATTCATCACAAAAACTTCATCATATGACAACAAACAAGATCAATTCAACTGAAACAGCCTCCAAACCAACCAAAGGGGTGGCTCAGAATTGAGAAAATACCCACAGTTTAGATGAGATCTTTCATGCCAGGCAACAAGATCAGCAGCATAGCTTTCTCATTCTCGGTGTACTCCACCTTTGATGAGGAAGCTGGTTGAGGTCCAGATTCGTCACAGGGGAGGGATGGTTCAGACCCGTCAAAGCCCTCAGCCGGCGGGTGGCGTTCAGACCCGTCAAAGCCCTCAGACGGTGGCTGggtttcagatccgtcgaaGAAGCAAGCCGGTGGGGGAAGCTCAGATTCATGGACGACCTCAGACCCATCAACGCCCGCAAACCATCTCCAATGTCCAGATCGGTGGTAACAATCGACCACACGGTCGATTTCCCACCGTGCAATCACTTCCGGTGGTGTATCAGGGACGATTAGGGTTTCGGGAGGTGCATCGAAAGATGGCACCGATTCACACTCCGACAGTGGATCCCAACCTTCCGCCATGAGAAGCGAATAGAGAGAGACGAGAATGGTGGAGTGATAATAGTAGGAGCCGATTAGGGTTCCAACAATTTAGATCGGCGATTAGAGTAGGAGCCGATTAGGGTTCCTACAATTGGGAATGGGGGAGATGGGAAAtggtggagagagagagagagagatgaaagtCAAATGAGGGAGGTTGGGGGTGGGGTGGGGGTGggttatgtttttgtttttttttttttgggtttatttttgtgtttataaTGGCATTTGAGTGCAATTTTGTTGAATAATGGGGTAAAATTCTATgtccaaaaatggaaaattcTAAACGTAACTCTAAACTGGGACGAACTTTTTTGGCAAAATATCACTCtaaaactgggacggagggagtaacatttaAAAGTACAATTGAGTTACTCTAAAGTAGATTCTGGATCTGCTGTAAAAAGCATATACATATGTCTCTTTGTATACTTTCTCAATTTCCTTTTGTCTCTAATTTTTCTGTACTATGTAATAAGAAGGGGTCCATAAGTCCATTTTTCAATTTAGATTATTTAATTCGAATTAATATTTTCGAAAAATTGCAAATTTTGAGGACCCCATGTTTAATTTAGTGTCAACATTCGCCACTATCAAGTTGTAAGTTGTAACGTTGTTTATTTTTAGCTTGACTTATGTATGGAAGCATTTAATATCCAAACTAAAGGCCATAAAACGCGGCGGAGCAACGGCAGCTACTCCTATTTTTCCTCATTTTACAAATACCCTTCTCACATGGGAATGTCTACTTCGACGTCACCTTCAACGGGGCAGTTGCACCATCTTCAGCGCGACCACCCCGTACACATAATTGGACATTTAGAtagtttattttaaaattgaatcaTACAGTATACGTACTACTTtcttcccacaataagagttacTTTTGCCATTTTTATCCGTCACACGATAAAAGTCCACTTTTACTTAAATGGTAAGTATgcatcacattccactaacgcATTTCACTCCTATttcattatattatataataaaagtgaGACCATACTCAAtaaactttttcaacccacttttttttacattttttaaaacacgtgTCGAGTCATATGTGGACTCCTATTATGAGACAGAGGAGGTAGCATTacatatttatcttttttataataatttagtaaaaaaattatactctcaCCGTCTTGCCATAAGTGAGTCACTTCTTTTCggtacgagatttaagaaattataatgtatttaaatataagagagaaaagtaaaggagtgaaaagaataaagtaattaaaaataaagtaagggaggaatttttattttaaaggaaaatgactcactTTTGATGAGACCataaaaaaaagcaaagtgACACGCTTATAATGAGACGGGAGAAGTGCTGCtatattttactctctccgtcccacaataggagtcattcttattgtgggcacgggttttagaaatataaaaaatagtgggttgaaaaagttagtggaatatgagactgacttttttatattggttttataataaaatgtgagtgaattaagttagtggaatgtgagacatacttaacatttatggtaaaaatgaagtgtgacccttattgtgggacggaccaaatggaaaaatgtgactcttattgtgtgTTAAAACTTTTAAatcttgtctcacatcgacttTGTGATAATCATAGCTCATCTATATAAGCGTGAATAACTCTCTCctttataaggccttttaaggggcgagtgactcatttctaatatggtatcagagcgggcccaagtcgatgatggattttatctctctatctcttttcttgcctacccacgtgatggaagactgatgtgtcattccggcctaCACGtaagggggcgtgttaaaactcttaaaccTTATCCCACATCAACTTAGTGATGATCCTAActtatctatataagtgtggataaccctcccctttATAAGACCTTTTAAtgggtgagtgactcatttctaatattgtggaacggatggagtagcTTATATATCTGCATATTTAGGAAAATGATTAACTTTTTAATCTATATATctacaataaagctagaaatcgTGTGTGAATTTAtcttaaaagtttaaaattatttttaaaattttgcattcATCTTTATGGTTGGTTTGggcttttattttcttaaatagtTTCGCTCCCCTTTCCGTAATATGCATACCATTCATTTAAACCAAACtagatattttaataattaatttaagtcaTTTTGAGTTTCCGATTCTAGCCTTTAGTTAAGATATAAAAATGACTATCTTAATAACAAGATCATACTCTACTGAAATTAAGAATaactaattaatactccaaTAGTTCAGAAGCCAATAATGATGATAACTGTGGCTGATATTGAAACAACCTCTCATACTATAATTTGTTCAAATAATTGATTCTTTTTTTGAGGAAGTACAGCTATGATTCACATTTAATTGGACATTTGAACATCTACATAATACGGCCATTACAATTGGTGTAAACTGCTTTATATAGTACTCTATAAGATTAAAAATCCAAAATTGGTGTCGTATATTTAGCCAAAAAATCTTTTTAGTCCTATacacaaatataaatataaacacaaatataaacataaacataaacataaacataaacataaacataaacataaacataaacataaacataaactaGATGAAAATCCTTCCCCTAGAACCAGTTTAGAAGTAGTTCAATGTTAATGTGTGCTCCTAAATAATGAGTAAGAATCAACAGAGTATTAGCAATTAGTAAACTCTAATTGAGAACTAATGTTACAATAAACATGTACTAGGAAAGGTTACAAAATGAGGTATGTTAGGTTACAAAATCCGATGACTCAATGTCATATACAACCCTCAAATCTTACAAgttacaatttttaattttcctCCTAGGTTAGCCACACAATTACACATTACAACATGAGAAATAAGTAATAatacatgaaaaaaaaacaacaaacagGGAAAGGACTTCATAAACAAGCAACAGGATAAATCTGCAAACAGAAGTATGGCTAAGTCAAGTGCCCGACTGAGAGAAGATCGGGAGTCTAAAAGGGTCAACATAGAAAGCAAGTTGAACGTTCTGAATTTTGTGGGAATGTATCTAGATATGAAATAGTGTTCGATTCTCCTCTTCCAAACCTGGAACTGGAGTTGCTAACCAATTCATGATCATTGATCACTTTATCTGTTGAATTGTGGAGCTTTAGAAGCCCCGTGCTCTACGGATGAATCATGTTGAACTGAAACCGGGATAGCTGCTGCGGGATGGTGGATATAACGGGTCCATATCTCTGCGTATGATCAACAATGAGGAATACAAATCAAGACATACTATCACAAAGTTGTAGGAAAGTAATTCTTTCACtgagaaaaaagaggaaacaagAAAGTGTAAATGAAGTTGCTAAACATTTCACACCTGAACATTGTCATATAGTTCAAACAACGGAACAGCCAGAAGTTTCAAATTCTTCGGCACAGCAAAATACTCTCGTTCAGACAAATGAACAAGGAAGAGCTTCTTGCACTCCTGCATCAGAAAATATCAGCAATCAGGAGTATAATTCCATGGCAAATGAATGATGGGTGTTCTACCATGTGTCATGTGTTGTTTTACCTTAGGCTTCGTTATATGCGGAGGGCAGTAAGGATACATGATTGTTTCAAAGTTCGGTCTCCACCAAATCGCCACGCACTCGCCAACCTGcatgaaattttgaattttctctTAAAATAAAGAGCTGATATGTGAATATAGCCATGAAGCAGGTAGTCATTGGCTTGTTTCTTATAGTAAAGACATGCTGAGTCAGGTTACTGAAGACAAATCTTACCATATATACTAAAAAGACATGCAGAATCAGGTTACCACAATGTTGCATGGATTTCAAACATCAGGTGCCTATGCATAAAAAGACTTTTAACTATGACCTTAAATTGACAAGTGTTCAATTTTTACCTGCCAATCTGGCTGTAGAGAAGGTGAATTAGCAGCAAGTTTGCTAGAGAGCTTCCGCTTCAAACCATCAATTTCTGTAGAGTTGAACCATGAAGAAAAAGGGGGACAAGAGTAAGACCCACATGAATTTAAACTATTACATTCTAATTATAAGTCTTCTATGGCACCTTATCATTATGTGTTAATTTGTTCATTGGAATTGACAGCAACAAAAGTTTATAgaagataacaaaataaaacatagtaGTACTCAAGTCAATACCATACCATTCTCTCCTGGCTTCAATCTACCACCTGGAAGCTTACAAAATGTATTTCCGATTTGCAAAAGAAGAATATGGGGATGATTATGCTCTTGGACCTGGAAGTTTAGACATTTATCAGACAAGTTAAAAGACTGACAACTTTGTGAAAATTAAGCTAAAATGTATATAGATTGGGTACAACACAACAGTCAATAACGTTGATTTTGTGACAGTTATTAAATCCTTCAAGCAGCgtagaaataaaagaaatctAGCATCTTAGATGAATGAAATCCAATTCTACTAACAGAATCCTCCAATAATGCAGTGTGAATGgaaatttattaaatatgtaGGTCTGGTCAACTTTCCTCACATCTTCTAGCATATACAATGACAAGATGATAGCCCACCTTGGGCTCACTTTTGATAGTTACCTAAGCAAATTGGCTAAGGCATTCATCAAGAGGGACTCGTGACGATAATCATAATGGCCAATCAATAGGAGTTTGACACTTTGGCTCCATGATGAAAATTCATTCAGGCATATGCTTAAAAATCGATGTAAATATGATATACTTAAAATCAAATGTAGTTGATGTCTTGAAGAAGAGTGAAATTATTCTAGTGCCAATTGAAGTAGATAAATCCATAAAGATcaaactaattttacattaccGACATGTTTCAATACTGACAGCAATTGTAAACATAATTGTAGATTTAAGAAACAAAAGTGATTGCTTGAACATACACAGTTATGTCAAAAGTTCATAAATCTGTAACCTTTTTTCTGGATTAAGAATGGAACAATATCCACTTTGCATTGGTTATAATTTTCTAACAATCTTGCTATCAAGCAcattaaatttcattaattatgaACAAAATTGGTCAATGTAGGAGAAAAACGCATACCAACAAAATACCCTCGACGCTAGTCCTCATACCTTCCTTCATGTAGCTGCAAAACAACAATCAAACGAAAAATGAATTGAAATCATGCCGAATTTCTAGGTCACGCACTAAAACCCTAAATCGAATCACTGAAATCTGATCTAGGGTTTTACTGAAAGCGCAATCATGATAATAAATCAGAAAGCAAGAAGGAAAAAGAGACGAACTTGACTTTCATACGAGCAAGGCGATCGGCGACGGAGGTGTCTTTCTCCATCTTGGGCTCTTTGGTGCCGAAAGTGTAGCTAGAAAGAGGATACGTATTTACCACCGGCGAAGTCACCATTTCCCCCCGCTTTCTCTGATCACTTGATTATTTGTTTGCGGATTTGCGGCAATGGATTTCTTCTACTTTGAGCAGAATTTGCAGAGGGAATGCGGAAAATTTGAGGGCGTAAAAATGGCACTCCACTCGCAAATTTATTTTACCATATTTTAAGCTTGGTTGAATTGAATTGTtgtcaaaattaaaaatcataaattttggtatattatgaaatttgtttaaatttttatctcattttattatttgaatttattcataatcATCCCATAATcaaaacatttggttttaaaaaaatcagcATTAAATTTTCCCAGTATAATTAGCTAATGCCTCTACTATCTCATTAAACTAatagtgaactacaaaaatggtctctggactatgagtttatctcgctcatagtctctgcactttaaaaatatcgtcagatatccatggactaagggtttatctcgaaattagtccttttgccattttttatacgaaaatacccttttgagggtttgggcattggtctttttacacttttaacattttaaatatgatattatttcagtgatgtattaaatctgatattatttcaaaattatcattattgTTCCctttttgtcatccttcactgtatttctttatttcaacatcagatttaattttataaaattaaattttaaatttagatttttaaatatcaataaatttttattaattattaaaattagtgCATACAATATGTTTTTGGGTGGGCTTGTATtggttgtttgtttgttttttagtCTCTTTTGTTTGGGTTGAGCCATTGAATGTCTTGGGTGgtgtgttttgttgtttttgggTGGTATGTTTGAGAGTGttgttatgtttatttttttattttattttttgatgtaCTTCAGCTTGcatttttctttaataaaaaaaagttaaacacATATGTTTCACTTGATTTGTAGCTTGCCTATTCGTATAGGCCCATATTGCTTTTACTTTCTGAGAAACATAGGAAATTTCAGAAAGGAGGAGAAGACCGCAACCTATTTCTTACAAATGCATTGTGAAAGATGACGAAGCATCGACGTCGACAACATGGCGCCTCCTTCTCATGCATGTTACGTCACCGCCTTGTCATCACTAGATATTTGATGAGTTAGTTAGAAAGTTAGTTAGAAGATATTTTGTTTCCTTTCCTAGCTCATTGTATAAATAGAGTAGTTCTCTTCTTTGTACGTTTGATGAATCATTCTATGAAATTGATTTCATTATTAGTTGGATCATATGAATTCTACTTTGATATTTTCTACTTGCATCACAGTGAACAATAGTTAATGATTCCGCATAATATTTTTGGAATTTAAGTTTAATCTTATTTCATTTAAGTTTAATCTTATTTCATCACAGTGAACAATAGTTAATGATTCCGACATTTGaatctgtttttttttattaggatCGGTATTAGATGCAtagtttaaattaattaaatctgaTTATAATACTTTTTGTAGAAGACTATACATCTCCACCGACTAAATGAATAAAATCTGATTAATTAatagtatcattttttatataaagaATTAAATCAATCCAAATATACATATGTAAAAGGAGAATtttgaagaaataataaaaCTGCTACTTGTGGATACTTTTGAATGCATGTAGTATGAGATTATAAATTGAATATTCATTAAAGTAGagacaaaaaaaattagatcttttaatttattggaGAAAGTGAATAGACTTTAAATGAAGGAAATATACTTTAAATAAAGGAACGTGAAAGGATTTTGGAGTTATACCTattgaaattataaatataaattgtatGTATATATTGGATTATTAATGGAAATTATAATCGAccagttttttaaatttttttcatgtCTATACTTACTTATTTGCatgttaaaatttttatataaaatgtagtagtatGTTGAGGTGTTTTTAGTTTTGATTGATTCTAATACGTCTTTAATTGTTTTGGTATTAAATTAGTGATG is part of the Salvia splendens isolate huo1 chromosome 6, SspV2, whole genome shotgun sequence genome and encodes:
- the LOC121809230 gene encoding uncharacterized protein LOC121809230, with product MGVSKTTVGRWAKSHLIRTHTNAIKPTLTEANKISRMRWCLTHIQPTLYEGKLLYHAMHNTIHIDEKWFYMTKASDRYYLLPDEDEPYRACKSKRFITKVMFMCAVSRPQFGTDGQTIFDGKIGIFSFTEQVPAKRKSKNRPRGTLETKHIPSVNKEAMKECLLNQIIPAIKAKWPANASKDIYIQQDNAKPHLRSFDSQFDELASSDGFKFHLISQPANSPDTNVLDLGFFRAIQSLQDDKVATNIDELLGNVWSSFE
- the LOC121809995 gene encoding pre-mRNA cleavage factor Im 25 kDa subunit 2-like, whose product is MVTSPVVNTYPLSSYTFGTKEPKMEKDTSVADRLARMKVNYMKEGMRTSVEGILLVQEHNHPHILLLQIGNTFCKLPGGRLKPGENEIDGLKRKLSSKLAANSPSLQPDWQVGECVAIWWRPNFETIMYPYCPPHITKPKECKKLFLVHLSEREYFAVPKNLKLLAVPLFELYDNVQRYGPVISTIPQQLSRFQFNMIHP